In Pirellulales bacterium, the following are encoded in one genomic region:
- a CDS encoding CvpA family protein produces MAESSEFIVLSYDIIMLVVLAGTTLWGAMRGMAWQVASLASIVLSSLVAMRYSDQLAPHLGQSESTNHVLAMLILYLVTSLGIWIVFRLVSTVINRVRLKEFDRQLGALFGAAKGVLWCLLITFFAVTGSTWSRHHVLESRSGHYMAVFIHQGEPLLPKEVHDAIGGYLEQLDRGLDPTNESVPEAPSWPPASDASS; encoded by the coding sequence TTGGCAGAGAGTTCAGAATTCATCGTGCTATCCTACGACATCATCATGCTGGTCGTGTTGGCGGGAACGACCCTGTGGGGCGCCATGCGCGGCATGGCCTGGCAGGTGGCGTCGCTGGCGTCAATCGTCCTCAGCTCGCTGGTGGCGATGCGTTACAGCGACCAGCTGGCCCCGCATCTGGGGCAATCAGAATCGACCAACCATGTGCTGGCGATGTTGATTCTCTACCTGGTGACCTCGCTGGGTATCTGGATTGTTTTCCGGCTGGTTTCAACCGTGATCAACCGGGTCCGATTAAAGGAATTCGACCGACAATTAGGCGCCCTGTTCGGGGCAGCCAAGGGCGTCTTGTGGTGCCTGTTGATCACGTTCTTTGCCGTCACCGGGTCGACCTGGAGCCGGCACCACGTTTTGGAGTCGCGGTCGGGGCACTATATGGCCGTGTTCATCCACCAGGGAGAGCCCCTGCTGCCTAAGGAAGTTCACGATGCAATCGGGGGCTATCTCGAGCAGCTCGACCGGGGGCTGGATCCCACGAACGAATCGGTTCCCGAGGCGCCTTCCTGGCCGCCGGCGAGCGACGCTTCTTCGTAG